The Huiozyma naganishii CBS 8797 chromosome 3, complete genome genome contains a region encoding:
- the CTS2 gene encoding putative chitinase (similar to Saccharomyces cerevisiae CTS2 (YDR371W); ancestral locus Anc_5.441) encodes MKRRQKITIAAVSLVSVTVILTMCFTQLLHKKTEHHHQPPAQCPQNVNQKYVSGVYYSDWSPYEPRMHFPKNIDTSKITHIYYSFFLVDADSSALKLGDSWSDIEMPMGKNTVLKGCIGALNSLRDEKPGFKNIMAVGGWSNKDAFPLALRKKHGVEKLAQSCVETMFQYGFDGIDLDWEYPKDDGKEPRIYLELMRKIRQHMNELEIAIWGDKKRRFHLSVATPAFYDKLETFPIKEMDQYIDYWNMMTYDYYGEWSSGTGFHSNLYDGTNKFSEHSLCADGAIRYMTNKIGINSRKVVLGMALYGRGFTNVKEGDPKKTSGLINRKFKGVGGESEGEPGMWLYNQLPIRGTQEVFDEQYGSAYCFDPKTKTLVGYDNVDSTRQKAQYVRFHNLAGGFWWESCGNKWDNVQQSLVHVFNEDIERLDRNETNLYQDPKLREHYLQIFAKSGFLAATFK; translated from the coding sequence ATGAAACGCAGACAGAAGATAACAATTGCCGCTGTATCTCTAGTAAGCGTTACCGTGATTCTTACAATGTGCTTTACTCAGTTGCTTCACAAGAAGACAGAACATCACCATCAACCGCCGGCACAATGCCCTCAAAATGTGAATCAGAAGTACGTATCGGGCGTTTACTATTCAGACTGGTCACCCTACGAGCCACGGATGCATTTCCCCAAGAACATAGACACTTCCAAGATCACTCATATATATTACTCGTTCTTTTTGGTGGATGCAGATTCAAGTGCTCTTAAATTGGGTGATTCGTGGTCAGATATAGAAATGCCCATGGGCAAGAATACTGTTTTGAAGGGCTGTATTGGCGCTTTGAATTCACTGCGAGACGAAAAACCAGGGTTCAAGAATATAATGGCGGTTGGAGGCTGGTCAAATAAGGATGCATTCCCCCTAGCgttgagaaagaaacatGGTGTTGAAAAATTGGCACAATCCTGTGTGGAAACCATGTTTCAGTACGGATTTGATGGAATTGATCTGGATTGGGAGTACCCAAAAGACGACGGTAAGGAACCCCGCATTTACTTGGAATTGATGAGAAAAATACGGCAACATATGAATGAACTGGAGATTGCAATTTGGGGTGACAAAAAACGTAGGTTCCATCTTTCTGTCGCGACCCCAGCGTTTTATGACAAATTGGAGACCTTCCCGATCAAAGAGATGGATCAGTACATTGATTACTGGAACATGATGACGTATGATTACTATGGTGAATGGTCATCTGGAACCGGTTTCCACAGCAATCTTTACGATGGCACAAACAAATTCTCTGAACACTCACTCTGTGCGGATGGTGCAATCCGATACATGACCAACAAGATTGGTATCAATTCAAGGAAGGTCGTGCTGGGTATGGCCTTGTACGGTAGGGGTTTCACAAATGTAAAAGAGGGAGATCCTAAAAAGACATCTGGGTTGATAAACCGTAAATTCAAAGGAGTTGGCGGTGAGTCTGAAGGCGAGCCCGGTATGTGGTTGTACAATCAGTTGCCAATACGAGGGACTCAGGAGGTCTTTGATGAGCAGTATGGTTCTGCATATTGTTTTGACCCGAAAACCAAGACCCTTGTCGGTTACGACAATGTCGATTCCACAAGACAGAAAGCGCAGTATGTACGGTTCCACAACCTTGCTGGTGGATTTTGGTGGGAATCTTGTGGCAATAAGTGGGACAACGTTCAACAGTCCCTAGTGCATGTCTTCAATGAAGACATTGAACGTCTAGATCGGAACGAGACAAACCTGTACCAGGATCCCAAGTTACGAGAACATTACCTGCAAATATTTGCCAAAAGTGGATTTCTCGCAGCAACTTTCAAATGA
- the KNAG0C04880 gene encoding YciI family protein (ancestral locus Anc_5.438), producing the protein MVEWCAVVYDKPGSDRSQFRPEHLANIPKLVQQGKLVCAGAIYNEPTTPGGDRTFAGSHLQIVADTKEEALEVIHGDVFAKEGIWDLSNIILYQFGCAVREPKK; encoded by the coding sequence atggTTGAATGGTGTGCAGTTGTTTACGATAAGCCTGGTTCCGACAGATCCCAGTTTAGACCAGAGCACTTGGCGAACATCCCTAAGTTGGTCCAGCAAGGAAAATTGGTTTGTGCTGGTGCAATCTACAACGAACCTACCACACCAGGTGGGGACCGTACCTTTGCAGGATCGCATTTGCAAATTGTGGCAGACACAAAGGAGGAGGCTTTAGAAGTGATCCATGGAGATGTTTTTGCCAAAGAGGGTATTTGGGACTTGAGTAACATTATCCTATACCAATTTGGATGCGCTGTCCGTGAACCAAAGAAATAA
- the DXO1 gene encoding Dxo1p (similar to Saccharomyces cerevisiae YDR370C; ancestral locus Anc_5.437) — MGTMTTAIETDDLLNSFHRLSINDQKRVRFKEFHHHDPGKYVSKPAHIFQKSKEVACYTGGKLYINDGNTTNLTILPLLKEDIAALAQSKNTQKSGSFKSKYLGLSLYAGFEDYVFTMSPDMLDSAKPCLDYINEWNRGSKGEKKFGESYRHIIVGPRHHLVELTMALFANDSDYKLVCTVLRGKFIVLSQFDDGSQRNRNEGITLSDRRTRMLCYSGFVICKIWSLNRGIIPSQFFYYGTPIRRGHLATFTCEMDAYNQIENHYTELKCYGPLNMKSSYHKSKLLRTWVQTEVSPDTDVVIGCRNAYDGTLQDITQLSRESLYRKFNNKHQPRAHTNFNYNAQVAVEWSQYAMKAIIRLIEGNLNQKSVLEPQAFVVTVYRGHDIGIRKLKGVPKYAEIPKEFI, encoded by the coding sequence ATGGGAACCATGACTACTGCAATTGAAACCGATGATTTGCTGAATAGTTTCCATCGGTTATCGATAAATGATCAGAAACGTGTACGCTTTAAGGAGTTTCATCATCACGATCCTGGCAAGTATGTTTCCAAACCAGCGcacattttccaaaaaagTAAAGAGGTGGCCTGTTATACGGGCGGGAAGTTATACATTAATGATGGAAATACTACTAATCTGACAATCTTACCGCTGCTAAAGGAGGATATCGCAGCTTTGGCTCAATCAAAGAATACTCAGAAATCTGGCAGCTTCAAAAGTAAGTATTTAGGTTTAAGTTTATACGCAGGTTTCGAGGACTATGTTTTTACAATGTCTCCTGATATGTTAGATAGTGCGAAACCGTGTTTGGACTATATCAATGAGTGGAATAGAGGGTCCAAGGGTGAGAAGAAATTTGGCGAAAGCTATAGGCATATCATTGTGGGTCCTCGACATCATTTGGTTGAATTGACCATGGCGCTATTTGCTAACGATTCCGACTACAAATTAGTTTGCACTGTTTTGAGGGGGAAGTTTATTGTTCTTTCTCAATTTGATGATGGATCACAGCGTAACAGAAATGAAGGTATCACTTTGAGCGACCGCCGCACAAGGATGCTTTGCTATTCTGGTTTTGTCATTTGTAAGATCTGGTCACTGAACCGAGGCATAATTCCGAGCCAGTTTTTCTATTATGGAACACCAATTAGACGAGGACATCTTGCTACTTTTACGTGTGAGATGGATGCCTATAACCAAATAGAAAATCACTATACCGAGTTGAAATGTTACGGTCCCTTGAATATGAAATCCTCTTATCATAAATCAAAACTGTTGAGGACGTGGGTTCAAACCGAGGTGTCTCCAGATACCGATGTTGTGATTGGTTGTCGAAATGCGTACGACGGGACTTTGCAAGATATCACTCAACTTTCAAGGGAGTCTCTATACCGCAAATTCAATAACAAACACCAGCCCAGAGCACACACGAACTTTAATTACAACGCCcaggttgctgttgaatGGTCACAATACGCAATGAAGGCTATAATAAGGCTCATCGAAGGCAACCTTAACCAGAAATCGGTTTTGGAGCCTCAGGCGTTCGTGGTTACTGTGTACCGTGGACATGATATAGGTATCCGTAAATTGAAAGGGGTTCCGAAATACGCCGAAATACCGAAAGAGTTTATATAG
- the XRS2 gene encoding Xrs2p (similar to Saccharomyces cerevisiae XRS2 (YDR369C); ancestral locus Anc_5.435) has translation MWILRYSYESEDHGTVYVSCCLQRSRNYSIGRSSKTNALVIKNDKSISRQHISFQWVSHDYVDIVNDGKLTYINDAFLKPKETTRISISASKETNIKVGSAPVIVNLVWEDVFIDMTPISDTGQSLKLIGIYPAGSTHGVNIEDAMKTLCIKIKEIKWPHQLIALIRGANRLYKADLVDLMAQQLVDSNENISSFDEIWNRTVDSGQYKEYPNFKVDRNSFRDFTIIYFDNNDSDISGVRSCVEFCGGTLLSFVNNESFEKYASTNETLHNVLLLRSERFQVSHPVYEILNKIDICSTGSFFKAVTENNVSTLVHRELFLRRYTDITQKEMRRPKEPVEDTAVPLKKRRLNRRKVQPLNPLEFFAGGDTATTTKQSSDDGLAATKAVDETEVSDKMHGSGDVLSNSTNNNQDTVATQGKISPILEMNALSAEVPKGDESSHVVEPDRTYEKDDCLPDNLEVNGMMKEPEPVIEKTRQSSINESLRTPKEPVAEMEDELEEVDEVDEPTHLKASREASKIVGPESLAPSRDTEVLRPRPAKPRNSSSLVETIQSVKDNETRRLQCTLTPVDPSELTDEAIADFSNMAIVEPTVNIVRKKPAMVTESSIRSDRPNFKKFMKVWPKARKGNDSLRNNAYLITRDYVPMKAYNRNEPKVFDEFENVTKAGILPDIIEPPIQPSQSLNHDTPPLLDDKAVSENELFVAEDSDEDEIPAEHARYTDTLPKEAARPRRRLLTTEEQADNSTTHLTSSGDESDSDDQGPRFKFSRRS, from the coding sequence ATGTGGATATTAAGATACTCGTACGAAAGCGAAGATCATGGCACTGTATACGTCTCCTGTTGCTTGCAACGGTCAAGGAACTATTCTATCGGTCGCTCTAGTAAAACTAATGCATTGGTGATCAAAAACGATAAAAGTATATCACGACAACATATCAGCTTTCAATGGGTTTCACATGATTACGTCGACATAGTCAACGATGGGAAGCTAACATATATCAATGATGCATTTCTGAAACCAAAGGAGACAACGCGTATCAGTATCAGCGCATCAAAGGAAACCAATATCAAAGTTGGGTCGGCACCAGTTATTGTAAATCTGGTGTGGGAAGATGTATTCATAGATATGACACCTATCAGTGATACTGGCcaatctttgaaacttATTGGTATATACCCCGCTGGATCCACACATGGAGTAAACATCGAGGACGCGATGAAAACACTTTGCATTAAAATCAAGGAAATTAAATGGCCGCATCAATTGATTGCGCTGATACGAGGTGCAAATCGACTATACAAAGCTGACTTGGTAGACTTAATGGCGCAACAACTTGTAGATTCAAATGAAAATATCTCTTCGTTTGATGAAATATGGAACCGTACAGTTGATTCGGGGCAGTATAAGGAGTACCCTAATTTTAAAGTGGATAGGAACTCTTTTCGAGACTTTACAATCATATACTTTGACAATAATGACTCGGATATTAGCGGTGTTCGGTCGTGTGTTGAATTTTGCGGTGGAactcttctctcttttgttAACAACGAATCATTTGAAAAGTACGCTTCTACGAATGAAACATTGCACAATGTTCTGCTGTTGAGATCAGAGCGATTTCAAGTCTCACATCCAGTTTACGAAATACTAAACAAAATTGACATATGCTCGACAGGgagcttcttcaaagcggtAACGGAAAACAATGTATCCACCCTTGTTCATCGTGAACTATTTCTGCGGAGATACACTGATATTACGCAAAAAGAGATGAGGAGACCAAAAGAACCAGTAGAGGATACTGCTGtacctttgaagaaacgAAGGTTaaatcgaagaaaagtCCAACCATTGAATCCATTAGAGTTTTTTGCTGGTGGTGATACAGCCACAACAACTAAACAAAGTAGCGATGATGGTTTAGCTGCCACAAAGGCAGTTGACGAAACTGAGGTGTCTGATAAAATGCATGGTTCTGGCGATGTGTTGTCGAACTCTACTAATAATAATCAGGACACTGTGGCCACACAAGGCAAAATTTCACCAATTCTAGAAATGAATGCGCTGTCTGCAGAAGTACCTAAAGGTGATGAATCGTCACACGTCGTTGAACCAGACAGAACATATGAAAAAGACGACTGTCTCCCTGATAATCTTGAAGTTAATGGCATGATGAAGGAACCAGAGCCTGTGATAGAAAAGACGCGACAAAGTTCGATAAATGAATCATTGCGCACTCCGAAAGAACCGGTGGCAGAGATGGAAGATGAACTCGAAGAGGTGGATGAAGTTGACGAACCAACCCACTTAAAAGCTTCCAGGGAAGCTTCCAAAATTGTTGGTCCAGAAAGTTTGGCGCCAAGTAGAGACACTGAAGTGCTTCGGCCGAGACCGGCGAAGCCccgcaacagcagttcGTTGGTAGAGACCATACAGTCGGTAAAAGATAACGAAACTCGTCGTCTGCAATGTACGCTCACACCGGTTGATCCATCGGAATTGACCGATGAAGCGATCGCTGATTTCTCGAACATGGCTATTGTGGAGCCAACTGTGAATATAGTTAGAAAGAAGCCCGCCATGGTGACAGAAAGTTCTATCAGGAGCGATAGAccaaacttcaagaagtttaTGAAAGTTTGGCCCAAGGCCAGGAAGGGCAATGATTCTTTACGGAATAATGCGTACTTGATAACGAGGGATTACGTCCCTATGAAGGCATACAACAGAAACGAACCTAAGGTGTTTGACGAGTTTGAAAATGTTACGAAAGCGGGTATTTTGCCAGACATTATCGAGCCACCTATACAGCCTTCACAGAGCCTGAATCATGACACTCCCCCACTTTTGGATGATAAAGCCGTATCTGAAAATGAATTGTTCGTTGCTGAAGACAGCGATGAGGATGAGATCCCGGCTGAGCACGCAAGATACACTGACACTCTGCCGAAAGAAGCGGCTCGCCCCAGAAGAAGGTTACTGACCACTGAGGAGCAAGCTGATAATAGCACCACACACCTTACCTCCAGCGGAGACGAATCAGATTCCGACGATCAGGGACCCCGTTTCAAATTCAGCAGACGCAGTTGA
- the KNAG0C04910 gene encoding uncharacterized protein (similar to Saccharomyces cerevisiae YPR1 (YDR368W) and GCY1 (YOR120W); ancestral locus Anc_5.434), with the protein MSATLSKNTSLLKLNTGATIRAIGLGTWRSAAATDAYDSVIAALRAGYRHIDTAAIYGNEAEVGRAIRESGVPRGEIFVTTKLWCTQHKEPELALDQSLKRLGLDYVDLYLMHWPVRMRGENMPEGDKIGFPTLPNGKRDIDITDWNFVKTWELMQKLPETGKTRAIGVSNFSINNLKDLLASPGNKIVPAANQVEMHPLLPQQELVDFCHGKGIVIEAYSPLGSADAPILKEPVIIEIAKKNGVSAAQVVISWNVQRGYIVLPKSVNKERIEANLLTFTLTSEDFEAVNNISKVQGTKRIIDPDWEPFKPFV; encoded by the coding sequence ATGTCTGCCACGCTATCCAAGAACACTTCTCTGCTTAAGTTGAACACGGGCGCGACAATTCGCGCCATTGGGCTCGGAACATGGAGGTCCGCGGCTGCCACGGACGCTTACGATTCTGTCATCGCCGCCTTGCGGGCTGGGTACAGGCACATTGACACCGCGGCCATCTACGGCAACGAGGCAGAAGTGGGGAGGGCCATCAGGGAGTCTGGTGTCCCGCGGGGGGAGATCTTCGTGACCACGAAGCTGTGGTGCACGCAACACAAGGAACCGGAGCTGGCGTTGGACCAGTCGCTAAAACGGTTAGGGCTGGACTACGTCGACTTGTACTTGATGCACTGGCCCGTGCGGATGAGGGGCGAGAACATGCCCGAGGGCGACAAGATCGGCTTCCCCACGCTCCCCAACGGGAAGCGTGATATCGACATCACCGACTGGAACTTCGTCAAGACGTGGGAGTTGATGCAGAAACTACCGGAGACGGGCAAAACAAGAGCTATTGGGGTGTCCAACTTCTCTATCAACAACCTGAAGGACTTGCTCGCCTCTCCAGGGAACAAGATCGTCCCTGCTGCCAATCAAGTGGAAATGCACCCACTGCTGCCTCAGCAGGAATTGGTCGATTTCTGCCACGGCAAAGGTATTGTAATTGAGGCGTACTCTCCCTTGGGGTCTGCTGACGCTCccattttgaaggaaccAGTCATCATCGAGATcgcgaagaagaacggtGTGAGCGCAGCACAGGTCGTCATTAGCTGGAACGTACAGAGGGGTTACATCGTCTTGCCAAAGTCTGTTAACAAGGAGAGAATCGAAGCCAACCTGCTGACATTCACTCTTACAAGTGAGGATTTCGAGGCCGTTAACAACATTTCGAAAGTTCAAGGGACCAAGAGAATTATCGACCCAGACTGGGAGCCATTCAAGCCTTTCGTGTAA